A single region of the Serinus canaria isolate serCan28SL12 chromosome 1, serCan2020, whole genome shotgun sequence genome encodes:
- the LPAR6 gene encoding lysophosphatidic acid receptor 6, with the protein MVSSNCSTEDSFKYTLYGCIFSMVFVLGLIANCAAIYIFTCTLKVRNETTTYMLNLAISDLLFVFTLPFRIYYFVTRNWPFGDILCKISVALFYTNMYGSILFLTCISVDRFLAIVHPFRSKTLRTKRNAKIVCAAVWITVLAGSTPASFFQSTNRRNNTEQRTCFENFSEDTWKTYLSRIVIFIETVGFFIPLILNVTCSTMVLRTLNKPLTLSRNKVSKKKVLKMIFVHLVIFCFCFVPYNITLILYSLMRTQTWVNCSVVTAVRTMYPITLCIAVSNCCFDPIVYYFTSDTIQNSIKKNRSTRPRDVRFSERPVSESFIQHSLQTIKMKIFDSDSTI; encoded by the coding sequence ATGGTAAGCTCTAACTGTTCCACTGAGGACTCCTTTAAATATACGCTGTATGGGTGTATCTTTAGCATGGTGTTTGTTCTCGGCCTCATAGCGAACTGTGCAGCGATCTACATTTTCACTTGTACTTTAAAAGTGCGAAACGAGACTACAACTTACATGCTGAATTTAGCCATATCAGACCTGCTTTTCGTGTTTACATTACCCTTCAGGATTTATTACTTTGTAACCAGAAACTGGCCGTTTGGAGACATTCTCTGCAAGATTTCTGTCGCCCTCTTTTACACGAATATGTACGgcagcattttgtttctgaCTTGCATCAGCGTGGATCGCTTTTTAGCTATAGTACACCCCTTCCGATCCAAGACCCTGCGGACCAAACGGAATGCCAAGATTGTCTGTGCTGCAGTATGGATAACCGTGCTAGCAGGCAGCACACCAGCAAGCTTCTTCCAGTCCACAAACCGCCGCAACAACACGGAGCAAAGGACGTGCTTTGAAAACTTTTCAGAGGACACGTGGAAAACCTACCTGTCCCGGATTGTTATCTTCATTGAAACTGTTGGGTTTTTCATCCCGCTCATCCTGAACGTGACCTGCTCCACTATGGTCCTACGGACCTTGAATAAACCGCTTACGTTAAGCCGGAATAAAGTAAGCAAGAAAAAGGTACTCAAAATGATTTTTGTCCATTTGGTGAtattctgcttctgctttgtgccTTATAACATCACCTTAATACTCTACTCCCTTATGAGAACACAGACCTGGGTCAATTGCTCAGTGGTGACTGCAGTGAGGACCATGTACCCCATAACTCTGTGCATCGCTGTTTCAAACTGCTGTTTTGACCCCATTGTCTATTACTTCACATCAGATACCATTCAAAATTCCATAAAAAAGAACCGGTCCACCAGACCACGGGATGTCAGATTCTCTGAAAGGCCAGTTTCAGAAAGCTTCATTCAACACAGCCTTCAGaccataaaaatgaaaatatttgacaGTGACTCCACAATATAA